The following coding sequences lie in one Metallumcola ferriviriculae genomic window:
- a CDS encoding MetQ/NlpA family ABC transporter substrate-binding protein, translated as MQIKKVLILLLVLGLTTGLAVGCGGQDNEKTPGEDQQGAAKEEVTKLLVGATPVPHAEILQEAKKLLVDKGIELEIIEFTDYVTPNKALANGDLDANYFQHVPYLDDFKEKNNLDLTHTVAVHFEPMGIYSQSIDSLDNLKDGDKVAVPNDPTNEARALLLLQDNGLITLKEGVGMEATKQDIESKKIDVEIVELEAAQIPRSLGDVGAAVINGNYAIDAGLNPATDAITAETKDSLAAQTYGNVVAIRTGEENREEIKALDEVLTSPEIKQFIEDKYRGAVVPMF; from the coding sequence ATGCAAATTAAAAAAGTACTTATCTTATTGTTAGTTTTAGGCTTGACTACAGGTCTTGCCGTCGGTTGTGGCGGACAGGACAACGAAAAAACTCCAGGAGAGGACCAGCAGGGCGCTGCCAAAGAAGAAGTGACAAAATTACTAGTAGGCGCCACCCCTGTACCCCATGCGGAAATACTTCAGGAAGCTAAAAAACTGCTGGTAGATAAGGGTATCGAGCTGGAAATCATTGAATTCACCGATTATGTCACGCCCAACAAGGCTTTGGCCAACGGAGACCTGGATGCAAACTACTTCCAGCATGTACCATACCTGGATGATTTCAAGGAGAAGAATAATTTAGACCTGACACATACCGTAGCAGTGCATTTTGAACCCATGGGAATATATTCGCAAAGCATTGATAGCCTTGACAACTTGAAAGACGGTGATAAGGTGGCAGTACCCAATGACCCCACTAATGAAGCTAGGGCATTACTATTGCTGCAGGATAACGGCCTCATTACCCTGAAAGAAGGCGTCGGGATGGAAGCGACCAAACAAGATATCGAGAGTAAGAAAATAGATGTGGAGATAGTCGAACTGGAAGCGGCACAAATCCCCCGTTCCTTAGGCGATGTAGGTGCTGCAGTGATTAACGGTAACTACGCCATTGATGCCGGCCTTAACCCCGCCACTGATGCCATTACCGCTGAAACCAAAGATTCTCTCGCAGCCCAGACCTATGGTAACGTGGTAGCGATTCGTACCGGTGAAGAAAACCGGGAAGAAATCAAAGCATTAGATGAAGTGCTCACTTCACCGGAAATTAAGCAGTTCATTGAAGATAAATATCGAGGCGCCGTAGTACCGATGTTCTAA